aaaaatcaccatggttagatgtaattatgatttgtaaataaataaataaataaaaataaaaaataaaataaaaattcaatctatggaatttgtaatgaaaaacaatatcctAAACACATGATGAAAGGATAAAAACAACCTCCATAAAAGTGACTTTTATTGccctaatatacaatatttaatatttttgtatgctaataatattaaaatttattataaatatatacactatttctggcaaaataccatagttactacagtttatTCAGTTGTACATGGCATcaatttatttttgaatatgaaAATTGTACAGAGGTCCAGACCTCGGTGACCTCATTGCTGGTTATGGACAATGACTGACCCCTCCCCTGCcgaacactggtcttgctctctcatcaggattttacaagtgcacaagtgagttttgctacaggtttttcacaaaagtagttgcaaaagtcaagtaATGAAGATTTAAAATTGCAGTGCCaaatttgagaggttgtaagtgccgatttgtggttgtactgcaaaaattaaagtacaaaagttaatgtgtaatacaaatttgtgtctgtagttgtatttatgcgagtcattttacacatttgtgactaattgtctgcaattgtgaattcaaaacacaagctttgaattattgtctgtgagtgcaaaTTGCAACATTCAAATTTTTATGTTTTCACATCAGTgttgtgagtgtaaatttcaacttacaagtacaaatatttattgtacaagttctcaaatccaaatatgcaagctctcgagttttgctactgatttaccttcatagccTGTTACCGGACAGCCGCAACTTGCGAGCTCTCTGCCGGCGTAACACCGCTTTATGCTTGTTTGTCGTTTGATGTCGCGCTGCTTATCCATGATCCGCGCTGTGAGAGCTGCAGGTCGCAGATGTTTGTTTCATCACTCAAGCAAGGACCTCTTGTTTGGCCATTCTGtttggactgtctggtggatcacactcctgttttattagtattattattattttattaaagttgtTTTCGCATATTACAATAAGACATTATACAAATGGTTGATTCAACAATTATCGATTGAAGGAATaacattaaatggaaaaaaaaaaatatataaaataacatcacacaggaaaggaaaaaatagagagagagagagagagagagagagatagaggtcATTAAAGAAAGTAATAATCTATACATCTATTAAGGTAAAGAGTTTCACACTCTTGTTCAGCTGTGATATGCATTTGTAAGCGAATTTGTAAGTCACCGTGGGTTCCCTGtcgattttcctatgggtttttataattggGTTTTTGAACTTGTGTGTAAAATAAAGTCTGTAGTAAATATTACTTGacttgaattttgaagccaccgtcgttttgttttttttttaagtatggaattcaatcaaaattcacatttgagatatgactgtgtgtaatttatgttgtagaacaaaacgtcaatgtatcgtcaagtaatgtttaccacagaccttattttacacataactttaaaaacccattataaaaacccataggaaaatccggAGGGAActcatggcgaattctcttcctggtttttggactacaagctgaacagcatATTGATAACCATTGTATGACAGTAGGcttgtttgagatgccaaacgctccccttgaaagtagatgagagccaggggaggagtgaaatgaGTGCAGTCAAGTCAGACAGTTCTCACTAAGTGTGTTCGTTTTCGAGCTTTCTGGAGCTGACTCCGATTCCCGACTCACGCCGTTTCAATCAGGATAGTTTCAAAATTCAGGGCCGTCACCAGGGATGGCCATTAGTGGGCAGTGCCTTCCCACGTGACATACATTATTTTCACCCCCTAAAACTGCTTGTCAGGCATGAGCGGAAAATCAATGGAATTATAAAAATCATCGTTTAATTTTCAGTCGTTTATAGTTCACTCAATCCACTGCTTATTGCGTCCGACTGCCGCTCCGTGAtaaagtttttctgtaactgctggtcagtttctaCCCAAATCCAAACACTAACTCAGAAGTCTCGATCACAAAGGATTAAATAGCAGTGGGTTTTATTAAGATATATTGGTGTGGTTATTGGTTTGATAAAATATCACTAGTTTACCTGTAATTTAATAGTGTTTCCAATCCCATATGTTCTGGCGATGGCACTGTGAAGATTGCAGTAATCGCACactaaatgtagtttttattttctcttaagaGTTTTTGAAATGTGTGACATGAAGACATAAACTCCTGCTATTATAATTAGAGACAATCGTAACTTTACCTTAAAATGACTGGTAACATGTCATTCCCTAGTTGCTGCTCATATCCAATTTTAAGAGGGAAAATCACAAGAAACAGGCTGGGTCAGAAATAATTTCATTACCATATAGAAACTAGACAAATTGGGAGAATCCACTTCTCCAACCACTGTCCCTTGGATTGATGTAATACAcatcctctctctctatctctctctctctctctcttttgcacgCACGCACATTATCTCTCCAACCAACAGGTGTGTGTAGAGGAtgtgattggctcaaaataatGAATTGGCATTCTTAAGAACCAATTACAACGTCCTGTTCATAAAGTTACGGAGTCGAACATAATAACCGATTCCTGTATCAGAGTCGACTCCGATTTCAGGACGAGTCAGAGTTGAGGAATCGACTCCCCATCACTAGTTCTCACTTCTCGTACTGGATCAAACACATTctagatcaaaggcagatatcgcgggATTCATGTTCATGTGCTTTGATGTTAATTAAGTGGACGCAATTGAAATTTTgattctttaaaatgaaaataaatatgatgaaaaagacagTCAGTGTACAtgttatttaattccccccataagacgtgtctttccatccatttttagttgaataaAGACATGTATttgagatatttcagaaatatgataacaaTCACATACCCCttacagagattgcactgtcagagtgttgggaatattcacatatcatttatacacataaaaacatgatgaaaacgaaacatcacagttgtttaagccaatgagcattaagctgtcaTTAGAAAGTATTTCCCATAGTGCTTGCAGTTCGTTCAACTCGGAAAAAGCAACTGTGCCACCtgcatgacatcacagcaagccGGACAGATTTCTAACACCTGGCGGTGATCACCAGTGATCGGTTGTGCACAGAACTCGCTCGTCTCAAACGAGCCCAATGTCATGTGTTGTCAACATGGCACCGCCCATGAGAGGGCGACCCGctccatataaaataaaacatcttttatagGGTTtctgatgtgactggagtcttcatcttatgtgagtgtgcatcattttcaacatatttctaaaaatgctaaatgtttttatgtgtaaaacttttatTAACACAAATGTACTGAGGCAACAACACTACGTAAAAATTCATCAATCatgaaattattttgatttaaagGTTTTGTATCAAGAATCAAAGATGTGTCCATTTTTGTCTTTGCATTTGTGACGTTCTCTACAAATGACACATTAAGAGAAGGATCAgcatttatctgtttattttatatgtatttaattatatcaTTCATTATATAGCTATTTTACAGTGCTTTCACAGAAGAAAACAGACTGGAATATGACAACACAATGCTGACACTAAGTGAACCGcaggctggagagagagagagagagagagagagagagacccacacCAAACAACTCAACATACTCCATTCCATCCTTTTGTAAATCACTATATTCATCTGCAGCGGCCTTGAGATTCATACCTACCCAAGAAGTATCTTTAAGAGGCATTGCTGCAGTAATGGTGCTGCTCAGAGGGGCTTCAAgtcatttcctgtttcctcttcccGTGTGGTCCAACAGTGTGTGAGGAAACACACTATTTACTGAACTGACTGCAGCTTATCACAGAAAAACAAGAATTCTACAACAACTTTCACTTTACAGACTTATCCATAGAAatgaaaaaaaggttttaaaaaagaagggaaaaaaaagaagaaacaaacagaattacacaaataTGAAGGGGAGTGTGTCCTCCCGAACtatcattcacaaaaaaaatcattaatatcCGGCCTGTCTGAGAAATATCACCCAATCGTCAGGTGTCAGTTAGGGTGTGGCCTCGGCTTTGTGTCCCATCAGTACCGGTAGGAGGAGCATGCACAATTCTTATAGTGATAATACACATTTGTTCTTCTCCTCTAGTTGTTTCGCATCATCATCAAATATTGCGTCATTACTAAAAGCCCAACAATTCAAAAGATACACACAGATGCACCATCATGCAGATCTACGACCAGAGACATACTTTAAGCATGAACATCAATGCTCAACCAGTTCATTGCCGGCATGCGTCCTGTTGAACATATACGTAACGTGGTGGCAACAAACATCAATTCTCAAGGGGGCGATAAGAGTTACCTTGAAACATCTGTGCCAGGTAAACATATCGACTTTAACTAACGTGAACTAACTAAAACTGTTCCTCCACCATGACAGCAGTTAACAGGACAGAGAAAACTGGCTGATTTAGACAGTTTAATCTAATAGCGCCCCTTCTGGCAATTCTGAGAATGCAACATGTGCTTGTGTTGCGATCGGACATATTTCGGAACACAACAGCGCACAAAATCTATCTTGTTAAGCATTTACGTTTACAAACTTGCGTAGAGGAGAGAATGGCTTCCTTTTCACTTGACTAGAGGTTTTAAGATAGAAGACgaactataaaaaaatatatatccatTAAAGATTTGCGTCTTTCCGTGGGAAAGCTCTGATCAGCAGCTTGTTCCACATTCTTTCTTTTCATAGTTGTTGCATGTTCTTTTCTTCAAATTGGAAAGGACATAAAACTGTGCTCTGTGTACTAGTTTTTCATTTCGTCTTACGCTAACCACATAACTTTCAAACAGCCACAAGTTTACTTCCTGTGCCACAGATTCACTGCACAAAGCCAATCTCTGAAACGATTAAACGACCAACAAACAAACTATCCAAAAACAGTGAACGCGTCACTTATTGCACAGACAgtacaaatctaaaaacaaattCAAGGTGCCTCTGTGTCTACACAATCCCCGTAATCGTACAAACCCTCTTAAGCATCTACAACGAAACCGTTCCAGTTTGTGTCTGCGAGTCGTGTGTGTTAGCAAAAACAGAGGCGTTATTGTTTTACAGTACAATGACTTATGTATCCACCCCGTCCACCTTCATATGAACCCAGCAGTCCTTAGAAAGTCATGGGAAGAAACCTCAGCCGAGGGGGATCGAGTCGAGAACAGGCTCCCCCTCGGCTGAGTGGACCACAGGAGCGGGCCCGGAGCTTCTGGAGGTGGACAGGGAGCGTGGTCCACAGTTCTGGGGGGTGTCGGGGGGTGGTCAAGGGTGGACCTTGAAGGCCAGGAGCTGCTCCGAGTGCATGTTGTTGAGGGAGCGCAGGTCAGGCAGTTTAAGGAGCAGTTTGGTGAAGATGGCGATCTCGTTGGGATGGTTCTTGGTGATCAAGCTGCGCAGAGCTCGGATCAGAGTCTCCTGAAGCGCCTCAACCGAGTTAACGTTCTCAAGACCAGAACGATCTGTGGGAAGCATATTTCATCATCAGTTTGAGGCATACTGTGGCCCAGGAATAATAGTGTGCTTTGAAACCATCATAAGTCGTCCTGTGTCATTCTACAAAATGGGCACATTCTGTGTCCtttatttgcaaatatgcaaatgatgacataagactttacaataaagttttaTCTGTTACCTGTTATTTCaacatatatcaaaatatattcatATTGCTCAAGAGGATGAAAGTATTATCAGGTTTTTTGTCTTCTGGAATGTTTAAATCTTTCAGAAATTTCAAAAGGAACAGGAATGATGTAGGACACAACAGGAAGTAAGAAGGACACAACAGGAAGTGACATGTACCTGCTGACACCAGCACTACGGCTGTGAAGAGGctcatctcctcctcactgaggTTCAGAGCTCGCAGCTTCTCAGTGAAGTCAAACATTGAGTTGAGGAGGTCACCAGCACCCATTGAGCGCAGCACATCCACGCTGTACTTCCTGCCACTCAGAAACGTAACGGTGCGCTCCTTCACATCGAATAGCGACGTAAAGCGCACCACTAGCACCTACagatcaaataaatgaataaaatgaaggTCCAAATTAAAATGAATCTATACTATCTTTatgaatctatctgtctgtctgtctagctagctATGCTGTCCTGTAGATCAAAACATAGtaaatacacattttgtcaaaattgagttgtgACTGAAAGCAGGTCTCTTAGACTatagtcatgtttccatccaagttacgaATTTTATTTATGCgcaaaaacaatttacaaaaagcACCATTTACGAGAACAAAATcattacttctaaagaaattagcGCAAATTAAAAATGACACGCAAGTTGAAGACACTGTGGCTCTTGCATTAAATTGAATGAATTACTTTGAGTTTAGGTTTGGCTCAACTTGCGATCTTGGGTTTGGCTGAATTCTTAGATTAAAAAACacagactattttataatccacatctGGATTATAGGGCAGCACATTACTCAGTTCTGTTACGATAAATTTAGTCTATTAGACTTTTTTAGGGGCCAGGCACTGAAAGtgcataggcacctattgtattCATTAGTGTTGTTGTTCTTCTTCTGCCATCGAGTCTACAGCAGCCCATAGAAACGTACATAGGAAAGTTACTAAATTTGGCACACCGATAGAGAACACTCTGATCTATAACTGACTGAAATTTGAGGTCTCTAACAACTGCTCaaagtttcactcatgtttatgattataacttttgaaccgtaatgtcctctgattccttggctcatgCCGAGACGAATGCATACCACGGTTTCCGCCTGACGAGATTTTCCAGCATTTAAAATTTTCTGAAAaagctactttttcaaactcctagaCTGTATGTCTGATTTGCACAAAATTAGttgtgtatcatctagggacaaAAGTTTTTTATAACTTTTCTCGAATAATGCTTCAACAAATTCGATGGCGAGCTtgccaaaatggacgtgaggctgTATCTTTGCAACGCTCTAGCATATTGAcacaaaacttggtatatgtcatagCCATCATGACTTGAGGGTACCTGCACAATTTCAgcaaaatggctatttttgcttaAAACTTCTGAATATTTTGGTCTAAAATTATGAGGCTGGTCTCTGTAGATTCCTTGGGGAATAATGAGTTGAATGATAGCAAattttcctatgtcggccattttagGCATCGGCCATTTTAAATTTTGTTGTACAATGCTATATTTTACAAACGCACTGGCGCATCCTTAAAAACTCGGTATGCATCATCGGCACTATGCCCTGAGAGTACCTATAAAGTTTTGGGCCAATGCCCCCTTGTGGTCAAAACTTATCAAAAGTGTCAAAATGCTTATAATGTAAGATTATTTTGGTCTATCATCCTGTCACtgctctctttagattccttTGGTCATGCCAAATACCCTGATACCAAATTTGCCATGGTCGACCTTACTTCCTgtctgccatttttaatttaattgaaaacctactttttcgaactcttcCTAGGCCGTAAGTCTGATTTGCACTGAATTTTtcatgtatcatctagggacatgacaaaaagttatcaaaagcttttcAATAGACAATACGGTTCTCCAATAGTCATCAAAAgcatctgaggctgtatctctgcaatTTCATGAAACTTTGTGCATCATAATGCCAACACCCTGACCTCACAATGTAAGTTTGGTGAATGCGCCatctactggtcaaaagttatgattaattgtattttaatttgagCAATTCTACCTatgttttttatgctgcttttctgAAAGTCATAAATCACTGATGTCCAGTAACACTTCCACACATGCCATTGGtgtgcttggccccgtaattgctgcttgcagctatatttaatttaattgggattgtgttgttttttttatcataccTCAAAAGTCCCGGCCTTGAGCAGGCTGACCTGGTCATGCTGGGACAGATCTTTGAATCCTGGGATGCGCTTTGCAAACTCCACCACCTCCCTGACCGCTGGGGTGAAGCTCATGGAGAACTCCTCCCAGATACTGTGACCCAACTTCTGAGGGTCCACGTAGGGTGATGTGTTCATGGGACAAACCTGTGAAAAGAGTGAAAAACTAGTGAGAGGAGCTTAGAGGAGAACGTCAAAACAACATCTTATATCAATATTTCAGACTTTAAAAATACAGCATCAACACCAAAAGTCTAAGACCATAAAAGAAAATGTCTATTTTGCACTTTGTTtcttcattttaaattatattatcagcatacaTATTAGAGTAAACTGTTAACCTGAAAAACTAACAAGAATTTAAAAATTTTGTAGCATTTGGTATATCCCCttgtttaaaagaaatgttttgggttcaatacatgttagcttaactgacagcatttgtggcatattagaGATTACCACAAACAAATTTTCAACTTGtccttcatttataaaaaaacaaaaaacaaaaaaaaaacaaaaaaaaagcaaaaataacagtaaagcacttacaacggaagtgaatggagccagtccatgaacattaaaatacacaccgtttcaaaagtatagtcacaaaacaaaagttttaccctgtaagggattttatcatactaaaaatAATGTGGAACagagatttgatcacactaaaatcatgttaacatgtataatgtttccGTCTTTTACTTACTTGAATTCcacctatacttttgaaacagtgtgtatgttAAAGattatggactggctccattcacttccgttgtaaatgccacactgtaaccatgatttttgattttttttttttaataaacaagggaagagtcaacaattttttttgctggtaatcaacatcatgatACAACTGCTGTCAATTGTACTGAACTCTTTCTAttcccaggtttaaattagaaatACAAACtcgggggacctgggtagctcagtggtaaaatacgctggctaccacccctggagttcgctagttcgaatcccaggtctcctaagcaaccaaattggcccggttgctagggagggtagagtcacatggggtaacctcctcgtggtcattataatgtggttcgttctcagtggggcacgtggcgagttgagcacggatgccacagtggatggcatgaagcctccacacgcactatgtctccatggcaaacatgtcaacaagccacgtgataagatgtgcaggttgatggtctcagacgtggaggcaactgggattcatcctccaccacccagattgaggttaatcactacgtgaccacaaggacttaaaagcacactgggaattgggcattccaaattgggtgaaaaaggggaaaaagaaaaaaaaaagaaatacaaactcaaaacttaaatatgaatcccacattttcaatgtaaacttttaggccccatttccacctggtattacgatgtgtctctccgatcacatgtggtcaggtgagacacattgctgtttacacctagtCACTTAAATAtgtcttctgtgaccacttgtgttcggatttggaggggagggtctccatttcatgacgacatacatcattcactatgtcagtgtgttactgcatgatagtAAATCACAACAAAGTCAgagaagacaaagaaagcgcaaaaaaAACGGAGCGCTCTTTCTCCCAgatgaaatttaatctaagcacaaatgcaacatgtcaagcagaattatctgttattttagtgcattacctgtattaaaggagcttcagatttTCATTCTTGTCATCTATGTTGATATCGGACACACAAAAGAAGATCCAcaaagctctcgtgattgtgtatgtatcggcttttttaaaattttctgatcAGATggctatttccttttaaagccgctcgttaaaagcaaagtttaaactcgTTAAAGCACAGCAGTTGAtcgacaggtgaggggtggcacttcactgctgccaggacaCATACAagatggattagcgtttacaactcaatgcaatgtggtcacatgcatttttgaccacattcgtttgtggtttttgtgatcagatcacaaaacggtttagaccccgtttagacttGTATTTATGGCTgatcacatgtgatcggatcacccgaaatgcatcttaataccagttggAAACAGGGCCTTAGATTCCAGTGACATTTACTGTGGATAATCTTTCATTTGGATGTGTCTATTAACTCACCAGGTGCATCCTGTTCCCCCAAGCACATGGCGGGACACTATAGCTGCCATTGACGTGTGATTCATTGTTATTTTGAGCTCTAAAGGAGAAGTTTTGCAGAAATGCCCCTTCAGAGCTGCTGTTATGTGGTCTGATGGAGCAGCTGCTCAGAGTATTGATGTCTCGACTGGACTTTTCAGGCTCCTGCGGACCATAGCTCAATGGTGGGTTGTGATTGGTCACTGAGGATGCATTGATCTGCTGGTTCCAGGCTTCCTTTGTGCAGTGGCTGAAGTTGTTAGGGGCCTCTGAAGGCACGATGCCCTGCTCCTGATTGTACATGAACGTATCCTGGTGTGCCCTAGTTACTGTACCTATGACCTCTTCCTCCCCGCTGTCCATGGCACTGGAGGAGTCCGAGTTTGGGCTCGTATCCATGGTAACCAATGACTCAGGGTCGTGGCTAGGCTCGGACTGGTTGCTCCTgggggaggtggaggaggagcaTGAGGAGTGGCCCGAGCCACTGTCCTCTGATGCTCTTTCATTCATGTTGCTTAGAGGCAGGGGCTGGTTGCCATGGCTGTTGTTCATCATGTTGTTCATGGCGTTCTGCATCTCCAGCAGCATGCGCTGTTTCTCTCGTTTGGGAATGCGGCCGAAACGCACAGCTGAGGAGCACAAATACTGTCAGTTTTAAAGATTAGAACAAACTGACAGCGCTGTAGTAAATATGATCCGTTACAAGTCACATGAATTCTTATTTTCTCTCTGTATCTTGCAATACATTCATAATTTATTCTGTGTATATTGTGGAAAGTCTGTATGAAGGGCACATTCTCCTTAatctattgtatttattttaatatttatttattgtaaatattgtCATATGATATGTTGTTCCATAGAGtgtttatttgtctgtctgtatgtcttttaacactgtaattatttacttacaatacaatacattgtCTAAAAAAATTTTCTTCAAGGAAGCATAAAAAAAGTTCAGGTGtgtagaaagtgtttgtgtgttactAAATGTTAGACGCaattttcagtagcatgacagtagttcagccattttcacaatagtgtagatTTTCCGGTTACAAGCTTCATTTTCCAGCGAGTAGTGCTGTAGTGTCACAAAAGGCTACATTTGTCACAATGTATTGTGAATGCAGCAATGGAACAATCAAAAAACACACCTAAACTGCCCCTCCTCTAATATAGCACTGGGTAAactgaatcatttaagtgaatcagttctttcggacagttcctgttaatgaactagttcacataactGATCCACTGATTCACTTAAGCCCCGCGCAGCCtaaaagggactttgccttctttttttggagcaaaatatttattttattggtgctgtttatatttcttcaaatcaGTTATATGTAATAGGGTGTTATGTAGTTTTATTAGTGTAAATTAAGTAGGCATATGATGGTATTCAGTAATACGGCATATCTCGGTAATTAACATGCATGATATTGTTATCGTGGGCACTTCAAAACACCgtaaataattctagataacatttttattcaaactgtttagatttttctgatcGCACAGTAGTTTTTTCCCTATCAGcgaatcaagattcacaacactgcGTGTATGCGGCACAAATGACACATGCACACTGATGTAAACAAAAGAGAGTGCACAAAagcatggctgaaggaggaaCGCAGCCGACCCTTTATTCGCCTTCTAATAGGGTAAAGTAGGAATTGTAGAAGTATTTTGGGTGGCAAAAAAATGCAGAAGGATTGTTGGTTAAAGATGGCTTCCCTTTGTGTATAATGTGTTAGAAAAGTGGCAATGAAACATGggaacacctccaacatgttCGCTCATCTGCGGGACAGCtaagttgtgacagttctgcttgtttttc
The sequence above is a segment of the Myxocyprinus asiaticus isolate MX2 ecotype Aquarium Trade chromosome 34, UBuf_Myxa_2, whole genome shotgun sequence genome. Coding sequences within it:
- the LOC127425697 gene encoding nuclear receptor subfamily 1 group D member 2-like isoform X2, which gives rise to MASGFHYGVHACEGCKGFFRRSIQQNIQYKKCLKNESCPIMRINRNRCQQCRFKKCLLVGMSRDAVRFGRIPKREKQRMLLEMQNAMNNMMNNSHGNQPLPLSNMNERASEDSGSGHSSCSSSTSPRSNQSEPSHDPESLVTMDTSPNSDSSSAMDSGEEEVIGTVTRAHQDTFMYNQEQGIVPSEAPNNFSHCTKEAWNQQINASSVTNHNPPLSYGPQEPEKSSRDINTLSSCSIRPHNSSSEGAFLQNFSFRAQNNNESHVNGSYSVPPCAWGNRMHLVCPMNTSPYVDPQKLGHSIWEEFSMSFTPAVREVVEFAKRIPGFKDLSQHDQVSLLKAGTFEVLVVRFTSLFDVKERTVTFLSGRKYSVDVLRSMGAGDLLNSMFDFTEKLRALNLSEEEMSLFTAVVLVSADRSGLENVNSVEALQETLIRALRSLITKNHPNEIAIFTKLLLKLPDLRSLNNMHSEQLLAFKVHP
- the LOC127425697 gene encoding nuclear receptor subfamily 1 group D member 2-like isoform X1 codes for the protein MDSTKAGRVIAYISSSSSASSPESCHSDSSNSSYQSCSSPSRQQGEALPVAPQSRPPRHGGGKSRSPSTAKSGITKINGLVLLCKVCGDMASGFHYGVHACEGCKGFFRRSIQQNIQYKKCLKNESCPIMRINRNRCQQCRFKKCLLVGMSRDAVRFGRIPKREKQRMLLEMQNAMNNMMNNSHGNQPLPLSNMNERASEDSGSGHSSCSSSTSPRSNQSEPSHDPESLVTMDTSPNSDSSSAMDSGEEEVIGTVTRAHQDTFMYNQEQGIVPSEAPNNFSHCTKEAWNQQINASSVTNHNPPLSYGPQEPEKSSRDINTLSSCSIRPHNSSSEGAFLQNFSFRAQNNNESHVNGSYSVPPCAWGNRMHLVCPMNTSPYVDPQKLGHSIWEEFSMSFTPAVREVVEFAKRIPGFKDLSQHDQVSLLKAGTFEVLVVRFTSLFDVKERTVTFLSGRKYSVDVLRSMGAGDLLNSMFDFTEKLRALNLSEEEMSLFTAVVLVSADRSGLENVNSVEALQETLIRALRSLITKNHPNEIAIFTKLLLKLPDLRSLNNMHSEQLLAFKVHP